Proteins encoded by one window of Emticicia oligotrophica DSM 17448:
- the aroB gene encoding 3-dehydroquinate synthase, with amino-acid sequence MSVIISPISESLKTFLETKSYSKIIVLTDTNTKRFCYPVIKDSLPKHTVITVKNGEEHKNLQTCEVIWSAMTEAQLDRHALMINLGGGVIGDMGGFCAATYKRGIDFIQIPTTLLSQVDASVGGKLGIDFQGFKNHLGVFTLPNAVLIDPVFLETLSEREKRSGFAEILKHCLIQDGDKWQVIRKRDLADQDLPDLIAHSVEIKKKVVEQDPTEKGLRKILNFGHTLGHAVETFFLPKGKKKLLHGEAIATGMVCESYIAYERGLIDEKTLEQIEEFIFSIYGKVEMDAADFDTIIALTQQDKKNKGKEVRFSLINAAGSCLYDIVVTKNEMKKALEYYKG; translated from the coding sequence ATGTCAGTAATTATTTCTCCAATTTCCGAAAGTTTAAAAACTTTTCTCGAAACAAAAAGTTATTCTAAAATCATAGTATTGACCGATACAAATACAAAGCGTTTTTGTTATCCAGTTATCAAAGATTCTTTACCGAAACACACGGTGATTACTGTAAAAAATGGTGAAGAACACAAGAACTTACAAACCTGTGAAGTAATCTGGTCGGCCATGACTGAGGCTCAACTTGACCGTCATGCTTTGATGATAAATTTAGGTGGAGGTGTAATTGGCGATATGGGAGGCTTTTGTGCCGCAACTTACAAACGTGGTATTGATTTTATTCAAATTCCTACCACTTTGCTTTCGCAAGTAGATGCCAGCGTAGGAGGGAAATTAGGAATTGATTTTCAGGGTTTCAAAAATCATTTAGGTGTTTTTACATTACCCAATGCCGTTTTAATTGACCCTGTATTTTTAGAAACGCTTTCGGAAAGAGAAAAACGTTCTGGTTTTGCTGAAATCTTGAAACATTGCTTGATTCAAGATGGCGATAAATGGCAGGTGATAAGAAAAAGAGATTTAGCCGACCAAGACCTGCCAGATTTAATTGCTCATTCGGTTGAAATTAAGAAAAAAGTTGTTGAGCAAGACCCAACCGAAAAAGGTTTACGTAAAATTCTGAACTTCGGACATACGCTAGGGCATGCAGTAGAAACATTTTTTCTACCAAAAGGCAAAAAAAAGTTACTTCATGGCGAAGCCATTGCAACCGGAATGGTCTGCGAGTCGTATATAGCTTATGAAAGGGGTTTGATTGATGAAAAAACACTCGAACAAATTGAAGAATTTATATTTTCGATATACGGAAAAGTAGAAATGGATGCTGCTGATTTTGATACAATCATTGCATTAACTCAGCAGGATAAAAAGAATAAAGGAAAAGAGGTGAGATTTTCGTTGATTAATGCCGCAGGTAGTTGCTTATATGATATAGTAGTGACAAAAAATGAAATGAAAAAAGCCTTAGAATATTACAAAGGCTGA
- a CDS encoding DUF4136 domain-containing protein has protein sequence MKKFYLLSALIVLALSSCNSIKLMVDNDYSYETDFTKYRTYNFLNCEIDTSFVCTEIQDAIRRQMKARGYKVVAEDPGLLVSYSIIRDRVDYKGYFQPSLERWVNRFDGDDTYKIQNFHFGGGMILVSLLDAETSRLIWRGYASGVFNKQVNKPINYYRSIVRNIFDQYPLFAAGEKPRRLEDL, from the coding sequence ATGAAAAAATTCTATTTATTGTCTGCACTCATTGTTTTAGCATTATCAAGCTGTAATTCTATCAAACTTATGGTCGATAACGATTATAGTTATGAGACCGACTTCACAAAATATCGCACTTACAATTTTCTTAACTGCGAGATTGATACTTCATTTGTATGTACCGAAATTCAAGATGCTATTCGTCGTCAGATGAAAGCTCGTGGCTACAAGGTAGTTGCCGAAGACCCAGGCCTTTTGGTAAGCTACAGTATCATCCGTGACCGTGTAGACTATAAAGGGTATTTCCAACCATCTCTTGAACGTTGGGTGAATCGTTTCGATGGTGATGATACTTATAAAATTCAAAATTTTCATTTTGGCGGTGGAATGATTTTAGTATCACTTTTGGATGCTGAAACGAGTCGACTCATTTGGCGAGGTTATGCTTCGGGGGTATTCAATAAACAGGTGAATAAACCCATAAACTACTATCGCAGCATTGTTCGAAATATTTTCGACCAATACCCACTTTTTGCTGCGGGCGAAAAACCACGTAGGTTAGAAGATTTATAG
- a CDS encoding DUF4136 domain-containing protein — translation MKKLLLFIITGVLMSSCMRVFVENDYRYSTQFKKYKTYAFVDCERDTNILCEDVQQAIQYQMRARGYEFNAQKPNIFVNFSIYYDRLKYKGYEQPALVSWVSTEDDSYLYKPVKYELGKGTLMISMIEAETSEVVWRGYATGIFNKASSKKNYFKSIVRNIFDQYPLFATNEKSISFRENSRY, via the coding sequence ATGAAGAAACTACTATTATTTATCATAACAGGGGTTTTAATGAGTAGTTGTATGAGAGTATTTGTAGAAAATGATTACCGCTACTCAACTCAGTTTAAGAAATATAAAACCTACGCTTTTGTTGATTGTGAACGTGATACGAATATTCTGTGTGAAGATGTACAACAGGCAATTCAGTATCAGATGCGTGCTCGTGGTTATGAGTTTAACGCTCAAAAACCCAATATTTTTGTCAATTTTTCAATTTATTATGACCGTCTGAAATACAAGGGCTACGAACAACCTGCACTTGTAAGTTGGGTTTCAACCGAAGACGATAGTTATTTGTATAAACCTGTAAAATACGAATTAGGAAAAGGCACACTCATGATTTCAATGATTGAGGCCGAAACTAGCGAAGTTGTTTGGCGTGGGTATGCTACAGGTATTTTTAATAAAGCATCTTCAAAGAAAAATTATTTTAAGAGTATTGTACGAAATATCTTTGACCAGTATCCACTTTTCGCAACCAACGAAAAGTCTATTAGTTTTAGGGAAAATAGCCGCTATTGA
- a CDS encoding ArsC family reductase — MLTVYGIPNCDTVKKALTWLKDHNIAFEFHDYKKKGITPEKLEEWLTQVPYDKLVNRAGTTFKKLTEEEKANITDNASAIALMLEKTSVIKRPIVESDKILAMGFKAEDYEEVFG, encoded by the coding sequence ATGCTAACAGTTTACGGAATTCCAAATTGTGATACAGTAAAAAAAGCCCTTACTTGGCTCAAAGACCATAACATTGCTTTCGAGTTTCATGATTATAAAAAGAAAGGTATCACGCCCGAGAAACTCGAAGAATGGCTTACTCAGGTTCCTTACGATAAACTTGTCAATCGAGCAGGCACTACATTCAAAAAACTCACCGAAGAAGAAAAAGCAAACATTACAGATAATGCTTCTGCAATTGCATTGATGCTTGAAAAGACTTCAGTTATTAAACGTCCAATTGTAGAATCAGATAAGATTTTAGCAATGGGATTTAAGGCTGAAGATTATGAAGAAGTATTTGGTTAA
- a CDS encoding sigma-54-dependent transcriptional regulator, whose translation MSKLLIIDDDVDVLSAAKLFLKRHFSQVDIEKNPERIPFLINNGQYDVVLLDMNFTRDVNTGKEGFEWLDRILDIDPNISVVLFTAYGDVEMAVRAIKVGAVDFVLKPWENTKLLETMQSAYEIRQEKLGEKLPVTNTKKSTSSTQIIGSSQAMLKIFETIERVANTDANILILGENGTGKDLIARLIHEKSNRAEMPFVHSDLGAISETLFESELFGHVKGAFTDAREDRAGRFEEANGGTIFLDEIGNIPLPLQAKLLTVLQNRNVTKVGSNKPKNIDIRLICATNEPIYDRVGQRTFRQDLLYRINTIEIKLPPLRERPEDIIPLAEHFLKIYRKKYNRPVNSISANLAKQLQRYHWAGNVRELQHAVERAVILSQGAALQPEDFFFEARQETAPSFDQTYQLEEVEKMLIIKTLKKFNGNITEAAREMGLTRQALYRRVEKYGI comes from the coding sequence ATGTCGAAACTCTTAATAATTGATGATGATGTTGATGTACTAAGTGCAGCTAAGTTATTCTTAAAACGCCACTTTAGCCAAGTAGATATTGAGAAAAACCCCGAAAGAATTCCATTTTTAATTAATAACGGACAATACGATGTAGTCTTGCTCGACATGAACTTCACGCGTGATGTAAATACTGGCAAAGAAGGTTTTGAATGGCTCGACCGAATTTTAGATATTGACCCCAACATTTCGGTAGTACTTTTCACAGCTTATGGTGATGTAGAAATGGCCGTACGAGCAATCAAAGTAGGGGCCGTAGATTTTGTTTTGAAGCCTTGGGAAAACACCAAACTGCTCGAAACGATGCAATCGGCGTATGAAATTCGACAAGAAAAACTTGGTGAAAAATTACCAGTAACTAATACAAAAAAAAGCACATCCTCTACACAAATTATTGGGAGTAGCCAAGCTATGCTTAAAATTTTCGAAACTATTGAGCGAGTAGCCAATACTGATGCCAATATTTTAATTTTGGGAGAAAACGGAACGGGCAAAGACCTCATTGCCAGATTGATACACGAAAAATCTAATCGTGCGGAAATGCCATTCGTACATTCAGATTTAGGTGCAATTTCAGAAACTTTATTTGAAAGTGAGCTTTTTGGGCACGTAAAAGGGGCATTTACTGATGCCCGAGAAGACCGTGCAGGAAGATTTGAGGAAGCTAATGGAGGAACAATATTTTTAGATGAAATTGGCAATATTCCTCTTCCATTACAAGCCAAACTTTTAACCGTTTTGCAAAATAGAAATGTTACGAAAGTAGGTTCAAACAAACCTAAAAATATTGATATTCGATTGATTTGTGCTACCAACGAACCCATCTATGACAGAGTTGGTCAACGTACATTCCGACAAGATTTATTGTACAGAATCAATACTATTGAAATAAAACTCCCACCACTCCGTGAACGCCCCGAAGATATTATTCCTCTAGCCGAACATTTCTTGAAAATTTATCGAAAGAAATACAATCGTCCAGTAAATAGTATCAGTGCTAACTTGGCCAAACAGTTGCAACGCTATCATTGGGCAGGCAATGTGCGTGAACTTCAACACGCCGTTGAGCGTGCCGTTATCCTTTCGCAAGGAGCAGCTCTTCAGCCTGAAGATTTTTTCTTTGAGGCTAGACAAGAAACAGCACCTTCATTCGACCAAACTTACCAATTGGAAGAAGTAGAGAAGATGCTGATTATTAAGACATTGAAAAAATTCAATGGAAATATCACTGAAGCAGCAAGAGAAATGGGACTCACTCGACAGGCTCTTTATAGAAGAGTGGAGAAGTACGGCATTTAA
- a CDS encoding efflux RND transporter periplasmic adaptor subunit: MDRQIQKKFWNTQRIAMISGGALLTIFLVWQFAFADKRSKLNVEKDKLTVSTVTQGDFDEFIVVTGVVLPLKTIRLDAIVGGYVKEKVVDGGNMVKQGQVILKLENQNLKLSFLQSETEASRLVNDLQNTRQRLKVEKFTIRQTINDLDYQIDQAKDLYDRNKKLNNDKVIAESEFLKSKRDYEKLMKQREITFESSKYQEENATMQIKQLEGTLERTQKNVQLWRETLENLVVKAPVGGLLSSIDVEVGSNINQGQNIGQIDDLNGFKMRVDIDEHYISRIFAGLGGSFEFNGKDYALEITKIYPEVRNGRFQVDMIFSKGVPEGIKRGQSSPIRLELGKATKAILLPVGGFFSDTGGNWVYVLDKSGKKASKRKITLGRKNPEYFEVLEGLQVGEQVITSSYENFGENEVLSF, translated from the coding sequence ATGGACAGACAGATACAGAAAAAGTTTTGGAATACACAACGTATAGCAATGATTAGCGGAGGTGCGTTATTAACCATCTTTTTGGTGTGGCAATTCGCCTTTGCTGATAAACGTTCAAAACTCAATGTTGAAAAAGATAAACTTACGGTATCGACAGTTACCCAAGGTGATTTCGATGAATTTATTGTAGTAACTGGCGTTGTCTTGCCATTGAAAACCATTCGTTTGGATGCCATCGTAGGAGGTTATGTAAAAGAAAAAGTAGTTGATGGTGGAAATATGGTGAAACAAGGACAAGTAATTTTGAAGCTTGAAAATCAAAATTTAAAACTTAGTTTCTTGCAATCAGAAACAGAGGCGAGCCGATTGGTAAATGACCTCCAAAATACACGTCAACGATTGAAAGTTGAAAAGTTTACGATTCGCCAAACAATTAATGACCTCGATTATCAAATTGACCAAGCAAAAGACTTATACGATAGAAATAAAAAGCTCAATAATGATAAAGTAATTGCGGAGTCAGAATTCTTGAAGTCGAAACGTGACTATGAAAAATTAATGAAACAACGTGAAATCACGTTCGAGTCCTCAAAATATCAAGAAGAAAATGCCACAATGCAAATAAAGCAATTGGAAGGAACGCTTGAAAGAACGCAAAAAAATGTTCAATTATGGCGTGAAACGCTCGAAAACTTAGTAGTGAAAGCTCCAGTTGGCGGTTTACTTTCAAGCATTGATGTAGAAGTGGGCTCAAATATTAATCAAGGGCAAAATATCGGACAAATTGATGATTTGAATGGTTTTAAGATGCGTGTGGATATTGATGAGCATTATATTTCAAGAATTTTTGCTGGCCTAGGAGGTTCTTTTGAGTTCAATGGAAAAGATTATGCTCTAGAAATTACGAAAATTTATCCAGAAGTTCGCAATGGCCGTTTTCAAGTAGATATGATTTTTTCTAAGGGTGTTCCAGAAGGAATCAAACGTGGACAATCATCACCCATTCGTTTAGAATTAGGCAAAGCAACCAAAGCAATACTTTTACCAGTAGGAGGTTTCTTCTCAGATACTGGCGGAAACTGGGTGTATGTTTTAGATAAATCGGGCAAAAAAGCATCTAAACGTAAGATTACATTAGGCCGTAAAAATCCAGAATATTTTGAAGTTTTGGAAGGCTTACAAGTAGGCGAACAGGTAATTACAAGTTCATACGAAAACTTTGGAGAAAACGAAGTTTTGAGCTTCTAG
- a CDS encoding ABC transporter ATP-binding protein has protein sequence MIKTTNLQKVFTTEEVETTALNGISIEIKDGEFVAIMGPSGCGKSTLLNILGLLDNPSGGSYDFYGNEVATMSERQRASLRKGSIGFVFQSFNLIDELTVYENVELPLLYLKTPADERKQKVETALERMNMMHRRNHFPQQLSGGQQQRVAIARAVVAKPKMILADEPTGNLDSSNGEEVMKLLQELNNEGTTIVMVTHSPYDAGFSHRVINLFDGKVVTENFHV, from the coding sequence ATGATAAAAACTACCAACCTTCAGAAAGTATTTACAACTGAGGAAGTTGAAACAACTGCCCTCAACGGAATTTCGATTGAAATAAAAGATGGTGAATTTGTAGCCATTATGGGGCCATCTGGCTGTGGTAAGTCAACATTACTAAATATCTTGGGCTTGCTTGATAATCCATCGGGTGGAAGCTATGATTTTTATGGCAATGAAGTAGCTACTATGTCGGAGCGTCAGCGTGCTTCGCTTCGTAAAGGGTCTATCGGATTCGTATTTCAAAGTTTCAATTTGATTGATGAATTAACAGTTTACGAAAACGTTGAACTTCCATTGTTATATTTAAAGACTCCTGCTGACGAACGTAAGCAAAAAGTAGAAACCGCTCTCGAGCGTATGAACATGATGCACCGACGAAACCATTTTCCACAACAACTTTCGGGTGGTCAGCAGCAGCGTGTAGCCATCGCTCGTGCGGTAGTAGCCAAGCCAAAAATGATTTTAGCCGATGAGCCTACTGGTAATTTAGATTCATCAAATGGCGAAGAAGTAATGAAGCTTTTGCAAGAACTTAACAATGAGGGCACAACGATAGTAATGGTTACGCACTCACCTTATGATGCAGGTTTCTCGCACCGCGTTATCAATTTGTTTGATGGAAAAGTAGTTACCGAAAACTTCCATGTATAG
- a CDS encoding ABC transporter permease: protein MLFNYIKIAFRNLIRNKVYSFINIVGLAMGISAFLFILEYISLEKSVNKFHANLPNIYRLLNQNPQGVTWADMEPGWALKAKESFPEVKDFCRFEQGVTKGVVKRANSRSEPFREAGIGFAEGNFFEFFSFPLLEGNAKSLAKPNVVFISESSAKKYFGKENPMGQILILDNQFGNASYTVEGVFADMLDNSDIRYDMVFSLETLKNPANLKDNSWARLDNLDSQYISTYFLLNEGVNVKNFEKKLTNLRQKLGKENDGVIFRLQALANIHLGESFSDTLRTTGNIKYVYMLGGIAFLILIIAWFNYINISTANSLKRANEIGVRKVIGAKQSDLLKQFLAESLLTNLLGFGVSLLLVIILQPVFNDLIEKKLSFTTLQFSKDWMIGVGLLALGSIGSGVLTAYFLSSFSPVETLKGKFNKYSKGVLLRKSLVVSQFAISIILILATCIIYRQLQFMQQKDLGMNVSQLLVIRGAEVGKDSTYKTRKDAFINTISQQSYVKDYALSGSVPSSWYNFMTTGLTQPNSKQGDEQKTYAFAIIGDRYLQTYGIKLKVGRNFTHDECDVEWNQNSKVMLNESAVEALGFKTPEEAIRTKIQWDERVLEVIGVVKDYNHMGVQRAIDPVIFYPQNSSSYFTLKLSSNEIQSKVASLEKIYKTYFEGNPYEYFFVDDNFNRQYLSEEQYTKIFTTASVWAIIIACLGLFGLATFTAESRTKEIGVRKVLGASVVSIITLLSKDFLKLVFIAIVVASPIAYYFMNQWLQDFAYKAEISWWLFAIGGGVAVIIALFTVSFQAIKAALLNPVKSLKTE, encoded by the coding sequence ATGTTATTTAATTATATAAAAATTGCATTTCGAAACCTCATTCGAAACAAAGTATATAGCTTCATCAATATTGTTGGTTTGGCTATGGGTATATCGGCATTTTTATTTATTCTAGAATACATTAGCCTTGAGAAAAGTGTGAATAAATTTCATGCGAACCTACCCAACATCTATCGTTTGCTTAATCAGAATCCTCAGGGGGTAACTTGGGCCGATATGGAGCCGGGTTGGGCTCTGAAAGCAAAAGAGAGTTTTCCGGAGGTAAAAGATTTCTGCCGTTTTGAGCAAGGTGTAACCAAAGGAGTAGTAAAACGTGCCAATAGCAGAAGCGAACCATTTAGAGAAGCGGGTATTGGTTTTGCTGAAGGAAATTTCTTTGAGTTCTTTAGTTTTCCTCTATTAGAAGGTAATGCGAAATCATTGGCGAAGCCCAATGTAGTTTTTATTTCTGAATCAAGTGCGAAGAAATATTTTGGAAAGGAAAACCCTATGGGGCAAATACTCATACTTGATAATCAGTTCGGTAACGCATCTTATACGGTTGAAGGTGTATTTGCTGATATGCTTGATAACTCAGATATTCGATATGATATGGTGTTTTCGCTCGAAACACTTAAAAATCCAGCCAATCTGAAGGATAATAGTTGGGCGAGATTGGATAATTTAGATTCCCAGTACATTAGTACGTACTTTCTACTTAATGAGGGCGTAAATGTGAAAAATTTTGAGAAGAAACTCACAAATCTTCGCCAAAAATTAGGTAAAGAAAATGATGGAGTGATTTTTAGATTACAAGCCTTAGCGAATATTCATTTAGGAGAATCTTTTTCCGATACCCTCCGAACAACAGGTAATATTAAATATGTGTATATGTTAGGCGGAATTGCCTTTCTGATACTTATTATTGCTTGGTTTAATTACATCAATATTTCAACAGCTAATTCATTAAAACGTGCCAACGAGATTGGGGTAAGAAAAGTAATAGGGGCTAAACAGTCTGATTTACTCAAACAATTTTTGGCAGAATCATTACTTACAAACCTCTTAGGTTTTGGGGTATCGCTTTTATTGGTTATTATTCTACAGCCAGTATTTAATGATTTAATTGAAAAAAAGCTTTCATTTACGACTCTTCAATTTTCAAAAGATTGGATGATAGGTGTTGGACTATTGGCTTTGGGTTCAATTGGTTCGGGTGTACTAACTGCTTATTTTCTATCTTCGTTTAGCCCAGTAGAAACACTGAAAGGAAAATTTAATAAGTATTCGAAAGGGGTATTACTTCGTAAATCATTGGTTGTTTCACAGTTTGCAATTTCAATCATCTTGATTTTAGCAACTTGTATAATTTATCGACAACTGCAATTCATGCAGCAAAAAGATTTAGGTATGAATGTTAGTCAACTCTTGGTGATAAGAGGTGCAGAAGTTGGTAAAGATAGTACTTATAAAACTCGTAAAGACGCATTTATTAATACTATTTCGCAGCAAAGCTATGTAAAAGATTATGCACTTTCGGGTAGCGTGCCGAGTAGTTGGTATAATTTCATGACTACTGGTCTTACTCAACCTAATTCGAAGCAAGGAGATGAACAAAAGACCTATGCTTTTGCAATTATCGGTGATAGATATTTACAAACCTATGGAATAAAATTAAAAGTGGGCAGAAATTTCACGCACGATGAATGTGATGTTGAATGGAATCAGAATAGTAAAGTGATGTTGAATGAAAGTGCAGTTGAGGCTTTAGGTTTCAAGACTCCAGAAGAGGCTATTCGAACAAAAATTCAATGGGATGAGCGTGTGCTTGAAGTAATAGGTGTAGTAAAAGATTATAATCACATGGGTGTTCAGCGAGCAATTGACCCAGTGATATTCTATCCACAAAATAGTAGTTCATACTTTACGCTTAAGCTTTCTTCTAACGAAATTCAATCAAAAGTAGCAAGTTTAGAGAAAATCTATAAGACTTATTTTGAGGGAAATCCGTACGAATACTTCTTTGTGGATGATAATTTTAATCGACAATACCTTTCTGAAGAGCAATATACTAAAATCTTTACAACTGCCTCGGTTTGGGCAATTATCATCGCTTGCTTAGGTCTTTTTGGCTTAGCCACTTTCACCGCTGAAAGCAGAACTAAAGAAATTGGCGTGCGAAAGGTTTTAGGGGCTTCGGTGGTGAGTATCATTACGCTTTTATCAAAAGATTTCCTTAAGTTGGTGTTTATTGCTATTGTGGTAGCCAGCCCTATAGCATACTATTTTATGAATCAATGGCTGCAAGACTTTGCTTATAAGGCTGAAATCTCATGGTGGCTGTTTGCCATTGGAGGGGGCGTTGCCGTAATCATTGCTTTATTTACGGTGAGTTTTCAAGCCATTAAGGCCGCCCTGCTGAATCCTGTAAAATCACTCAAGACGGAATAA
- a CDS encoding ABC transporter permease encodes MIRNYFKTAWRNLLKNKTFSSINIIGLAVSMSVCLLILSIIAEQKSYDQFHQNKDRIYRILSTRKNNSQMKDMASSALPLGEELRKNYTGVDASASLVRNIGGDIFYNDKIASGGGYFTDGNLFKILDFKLAAGDAATALENPRSLVISEELASQLFYNENPIGKIVNFKNTDLSPTGIDNGNRETEYGLFTITGVLKPVEGKTHLPFKILASLSTLNALAKDSIVNYKMNDWGNIWSNYTYVLMQKGKSEADLQQILNKVSDKYFPKGETNQYAFKAQSITEITPGSAIGNETHISIPKIVLVILGVLCLIVMLSACLNYTNLSVARSLTRAKEVGVRKVSGATRNQIFGQFIAESVLISLVSLVFSIVILFVLQSLFANLVVNKYLNITFSQNISLYLIFIAFSILVGVVAGILPSIYISAFNPIQILKNFSGVKIFKRLTIRKALLVVQFSVSLIFIISTTLIYLQTDRIFNFDYGFNKENVVNVNLYKQENYKRFAQAIATNKDVVSVSACMFLPATGMQNGTIIKKSDSPKDSLQVNFIDIDAKCVDVWGLKLVAGKNLPEIPSTNGEKYTLINEKMVSNFKLGTPKQAIGQRILVDGNNLEIVGVVKDFQYLDVMRAIEPLMLRNRQSEFNFATIRINGNNQTETLKFLEATWKKVNPMTRFEYEFFDQELLLIHTMFSNIANVLGFIAFLAVFISCLGLLGMAAYTAETRRKEMGIRKVLGSGVFQIIMLLSKSYMILLGVAVFIATPLAYFINTLWLDFFVSRVSISPAVIGFSIFILLLISILTVISQSWRAARVNPVESLKTE; translated from the coding sequence ATGATACGCAATTACTTTAAAACAGCTTGGAGAAATCTCCTCAAAAATAAAACCTTTAGCTCTATTAATATTATTGGGTTGGCAGTGAGTATGTCGGTATGTTTATTAATACTTTCAATCATTGCTGAGCAAAAGAGTTATGACCAATTCCATCAAAATAAAGACCGAATCTATCGTATTTTATCTACTAGAAAGAATAATAGTCAGATGAAGGATATGGCTTCATCGGCGTTACCGTTGGGTGAAGAATTACGCAAGAATTATACAGGGGTAGACGCATCGGCAAGCTTAGTAAGAAACATTGGAGGAGATATTTTTTATAATGATAAAATAGCTTCAGGTGGTGGATATTTTACAGATGGTAATTTATTTAAAATATTAGATTTTAAGCTGGCTGCTGGTGATGCTGCAACTGCTTTGGAAAATCCTCGCTCATTAGTCATTAGCGAAGAGCTTGCCTCCCAACTGTTTTATAATGAGAATCCGATTGGGAAAATCGTTAATTTCAAAAATACCGATTTGAGTCCAACAGGGATAGACAACGGAAACAGAGAAACAGAATATGGACTTTTTACGATTACAGGTGTTTTGAAACCCGTTGAAGGTAAAACACATCTTCCATTCAAAATATTGGCTTCACTTAGCACGCTTAATGCACTTGCTAAAGATTCGATAGTAAATTATAAGATGAATGACTGGGGTAATATTTGGTCAAATTATACCTATGTATTGATGCAAAAAGGGAAAAGTGAGGCCGATTTACAACAAATTTTAAATAAGGTATCCGATAAATATTTCCCAAAGGGCGAAACAAATCAATATGCGTTTAAGGCTCAATCTATTACCGAAATTACTCCAGGTAGTGCTATTGGAAATGAAACGCACATTTCAATACCCAAAATAGTCTTAGTGATTCTAGGCGTATTATGTTTAATAGTAATGTTATCGGCCTGTTTAAATTACACTAATCTTTCGGTGGCAAGGTCATTGACTCGAGCTAAAGAGGTGGGGGTAAGAAAAGTTTCAGGGGCCACTCGTAATCAAATATTTGGACAGTTTATTGCTGAATCTGTATTAATATCATTGGTTTCATTGGTTTTTTCTATTGTTATTTTGTTTGTTCTTCAATCACTTTTCGCAAACTTGGTTGTTAACAAATACCTAAACATTACATTTTCTCAGAATATTTCTCTTTACTTAATATTTATTGCCTTTAGTATTTTAGTAGGTGTTGTAGCGGGTATTTTACCATCTATTTATATTTCGGCTTTCAACCCAATTCAGATTTTAAAAAACTTTAGTGGTGTAAAAATCTTCAAGCGTCTTACAATCCGTAAAGCCTTGCTAGTCGTACAATTTTCGGTTTCATTGATTTTTATTATTTCAACAACATTAATCTACCTTCAAACAGACCGAATTTTCAATTTTGATTATGGTTTTAATAAAGAAAATGTAGTAAACGTAAATCTCTATAAACAAGAAAACTATAAGCGATTTGCCCAAGCTATTGCTACAAATAAAGATGTTGTATCTGTTTCGGCTTGTATGTTTTTGCCAGCTACTGGTATGCAAAATGGCACAATTATAAAGAAATCTGATAGTCCGAAAGATAGTTTACAAGTTAATTTTATTGATATAGATGCTAAGTGCGTAGATGTATGGGGATTGAAACTTGTGGCGGGTAAAAACCTACCTGAGATTCCAAGTACTAATGGCGAAAAATATACACTTATCAATGAGAAAATGGTGAGTAATTTTAAGTTAGGAACTCCTAAGCAGGCAATCGGCCAACGTATTTTGGTAGATGGCAATAACTTAGAAATTGTGGGTGTTGTAAAAGACTTTCAGTACCTCGATGTTATGCGTGCTATCGAGCCTCTGATGCTCCGTAATCGTCAATCAGAATTTAATTTCGCAACTATCAGAATCAACGGAAATAACCAAACAGAAACGCTTAAATTCCTTGAAGCTACTTGGAAAAAGGTAAATCCAATGACAAGGTTTGAATATGAGTTTTTCGACCAAGAATTATTACTAATTCATACAATGTTTAGCAATATAGCCAATGTATTAGGTTTCATCGCATTCTTGGCTGTTTTCATTTCTTGCTTGGGTTTGCTTGGTATGGCCGCCTACACCGCCGAAACTCGTCGTAAAGAAATGGGCATCAGAAAAGTTTTAGGCTCAGGTGTGTTTCAGATAATTATGTTGTTATCAAAAAGCTATATGATTTTGCTTGGAGTTGCCGTGTTTATTGCTACCCCATTGGCTTATTTTATTAATACTTTATGGCTTGATTTCTTTGTCTCAAGGGTTTCAATAAGTCCTGCCGTAATAGGCTTTAGTATATTTATTTTATTGCTGATAAGTATTTTAACGGTAATTTCTCAGTCTTGGCGAGCAGCTAGGGTAAACCCAGTAGAGTCATTGAAAACGGAATAA